One window from the genome of Ictidomys tridecemlineatus isolate mIctTri1 chromosome 12, mIctTri1.hap1, whole genome shotgun sequence encodes:
- the LOC144369105 gene encoding uncharacterized protein LOC144369105 — protein MEPLTLRDVVIDFSEEEWKCLDPSQQTLYGDVILEICRHLRFIGMTSNLNQEFSEEEEIKCFLQNLIKSRKHPCDQLKELYNDKSEKVFNPCPKFIYPSFHNQETNYRYKVCESIFNTTTRIPELQRINFGGKPYKFKKYVKAFKDHSIVYQSSDKSSISKECEKYFTQIPSITKNHRLYNEDIPYELKKCENVFKCCSNLFKHYSNHTGEQIGKCFNQKSHLTEHQKIYTGEKPYKCTECAKAFNRKSELTEHQRVHTGEMPHKCKECGKAFNRKSYLTLHQRIHTGEKPYKCTECGKAFNQKPHLTQHQRIHTGEKPYKCKECCKAFNYRVSLTQHQRIHTGEKPYKCTECGKAFKYRVSLTQHQRIHIGEKPYKCKECGKAYNSKYHLSEHQRIHTGEMPYKCKECGKAFNRKSCFTQHQRIHTGEMPYKCKECGKAFNRKSCFTQHQRTHTGIKPYKCTECGKDFNLKSGLTQHQRIHTGEKPYKCTECGKAFNYRLSFTQHQRIHTGEKPYKCTECGKALNSKSHLSEHQRIHTGEMPYKCKECGKAFNRKSHLSEHQRIHIGEKPYKCK, from the exons GAACCATTGACATTAAGGGATGTGGTCATTGATTTttcagaagaggaatggaaatgccTGGACCCTTCTCAGCAGACTTTATATGGAGATGTGATATTAGAGATCTGTAGACACCTACGCTTTATTG gtatGACCTCTAATCTAaaccaagaattttcagaagaagaagaaataaaatgttttttgcaAAACTTGATAAAGAGCAG AAAACACCCATGTGATCAGTTAAAAGAGCTTTACAATGATAAAAGTGAAAAAGTTTTTAATCCATGCCCCAAATTTATTTATCCAAGCTTTCATAATCAAGAGACAAATTACAGATATAAGGTAtgtgaaagcatttttaataCAACTACAAGAATTCCTGAACTCCAGAGAATTAATTTTGGTGGGAAGccctacaaatttaaaaaatatgtaaaagcattTAAAGATCACTCAATTGTTTATCAGAGCAGTGATAAATCCTCCATaagtaaagaatgtgaaaaatattttactcaaattccatccattacTAAAAACCATAGGCTTTACAATGAAGATATACCCTACGAattgaagaaatgtgaaaatgtctTTAAGTGTTGCTCAAACCTCTTTAAACACTACAGTAATCATACTGGAGAGCAAATCGGGAAatgttttaatcaaaaatcacaccttactgaacaccagaaaatttatactggagaaaagccatacaaatgtacagaatgtgccaaagcttttaatcgaaaatcagaacttactgaacaccagagagttcatactggagaaatgccacacaaatgtaaagaatgtggcaaggcttttaatcgaaaatcgTACCTTACTctacaccagagaattcatactggagaaaagccatacaaatgtacagaatgtggcaaagcttttaatcaaaaaccacaccttactcaacaccagagaattcatactggagaaaagccatacaaatgtaaagaatgttgcaaagcttttaattatagagtaagccttactcaacaccagagaattcatacaggagaaaagccatacaaatgtacagaatgtggcaaagcttttaaataTAGAGtaagccttactcaacaccagagaattcacattggagaaaagccatacaaatgtaaagaatgtggcaaggcTTATAATTCAAAATATCACCTTAGtgaacaccagagaatccatactggagaaatgccatacaaatgtaaagagtgtggcaaggcttttaatcgaaaatcgtgctttactcaacaccagagaatccatactggagaaatgccatacaaatgtaaagagtgtggcaaggcttttaatcgaaaatcgtgctttactcaacaccagagaactCATACTGGAataaagccatacaaatgtacagaatgtggcaaagattttaatctaaaatcaggccttactcaacaccagagaatccatactggagaaaagccatacaaatgtacagaatgtggcaaagcttttaattatagactaagctttactcaacaccagagaatccatactggagaaaagccatacaaatgtacagaatgtggcaaagctttaaATTCAAAATCTCACCTTAGtgaacaccagagaatccatactggagaaatgccatacaaatgtaaagaatgtggcaaagcttttaatcgaaaatctCACCTTAGtgaacaccagagaatccatattggagaaaagccatacaaatgtaaataa